In one window of Heptranchias perlo isolate sHepPer1 chromosome 4, sHepPer1.hap1, whole genome shotgun sequence DNA:
- the ugcg gene encoding ceramide glucosyltransferase — translation MAVLELALQGLSIFGFILFVILWLMHFMSIIYGRLHLNKKTTDKQPYSKLPGVSLLKPLKGVDPNLINNLETFFELDYPKFEILLCVQDHDDPAIDVCKKLLGKYPNVDAKLFIGGKKVGINPKINNLMPGYEVAKYELVWICDSGIRVKPDTLTDMANMMTEKVGLVHGLPYVADRQGFAATLEQVYFGTSHPRTYISANVTSFKCVTGMSCLMRKDVLDQAGGLIAFAQYIAEDYFMSKAIADRGWKFAMASQVAMQNSGSYSISLFQSRMIRWAKLRFNMLPATIICEPISECFVASLIIGWAAHHVFKWDIMVFFMCHCLAWFISDYIQLRGVQGGPLCFSKLDYAVAWFIRESMTIYIFLSALWDPTISWRTGRYRLRCGGTAEEIIDV, via the exons ATGGCGGTGTTGGAACTGGCTCTCCAGGGTCTGTCTATCTTCGGCTTCATCCTCTTCGTCATCCTGTGGCTCATGCACTTCATGTCCATCATCTACGG ACGCCTTCATCTAAACAAGAAGACAACCGACAAACAACCTTACAGCAAGCTTCCTGGCGTGTCCCTGCTTAAACCCCTGAAAGGAGTGGACCCTAACCTCATAAACAACTTGGAAACCTTCTTTGAACTTGATTATCCTAAA tttgaaaTACTCCTTTGCGTGCAAGACCATGATGATCCTGCAATCGATGTCTGTAAAAAACTTCTGGGCAAATATCCAAATGTGGATGCCAAATTGTTCATTG GTGGCAAGAAGGTTGGCATTAATCCCAAGATAAATAATTTGATGCCAGGGTATGAGGTAGCCAAATATGAACTTGTTTGGATCTGTGACAGTGGAATTCGAG TGAAGCCAGACACTCTGACAGACATGGCCAACATGATGACTGAGAAAGTGGGCCTGGTACATGGATTGCCGTATGTTGCTGACAGACAGGGATTTGCTGCTACTTTAGAACAG GTGTATTTTGGCACATCACATCCAAGAACATATATATCTGCCAATGTAACTAGCTTCAAATGTGTAACGGGAATGTCCTGTCTGATGAGAAAAGATGTATTGGATCAAGCTGGAGGGCTTATTGCTTTTGCTCAGTATATTGCTGAAGATTATTTTATGTCCAAGGCGATAGCAGACAG GGGATGGAAATTTGCTATGGCAAGTCAAGTAGCAATGCAGAATTCTGGCAGCTATTCTATTTCTCTGTTCCAGTCACGAATGATCAG GTGGGCAAAATTGCGTTTCAACATGCTGCCTGCTACAATTATATGTGAACCAATCTCTGAGTGCTTTGTTGCAAGTTTGATAATAGGATGGGCTGCTCACCATGTCTTCAAATGGGACATTATGGTATTTTTTATGTGTCACTGCTTGGCGTGGTTTATATCAGATTACATCCAGCTCAGGGGAGTCCAG GGTGGACCTCTGTGTTTCTCAAAACTTGATTATGCAGTAGCTTGGTTCATCAGAGAATCCATGACAATATACATATTCTTGTCTGCCCTCTGGGATCCCACTATAAGCTGGCGGACAGGTCGTTACAGACTGCGCTGTGGTGGCACAGCTGAAGAAATCATTGATGTATGA